TGCAAAAGAGGAAAAGAATGTTGTTGAATAATAATTTCTATAACAACTAAAGTTAAAGAACAACAAAACGAGATAAAAATAAGAAGGTAGAACTGGAAATAGAAAAGCAGGGAAGTAAGAAGGCAGACTAACATACAAGAATACCACGTTACAACGGTTGCATGCTAAATTTGTTTTCGATTCTGTACAAATGCATCATACCTCAATCCAATAGCCAGGGCCCAGGGGTAGTGTTTCACAATCACATGGTCTTCACCACGGACTATTTGGATGTGAGAACATCTGCAATCAATTCTCTTCCAGCTGCATGTCACCACAAGCTACTGTTGTCAAATAGCCATAAAACGAGGCTAACACAGCCAGAGAAGAGAACACTTCATAGCAATGAGGCAGGGTGGTTCATCAGTTAGAATGATATACTTTATAGGAAACCAAATACTATAAAGATTTTGGTTCTGGTATGGATTTTACCGATTTGGTTCATACATCCAAAATCACCCATGGTTCTAGTCTAAActcattaaaattttgttttctcGAACAGAATCTGCAGTTATTATCCTGAGCAGATGCAAAACTTAACCACTAGCATGTGTTAGTGCTCCAGGCATGCATCTGTAGCATCTAGGAGCATTGCATAACCAGTAGAGACCATCTGATATTTAGTACTTTCACTACGAAAACTAATTGTTTGTACGGACTTCTGCTCATGAATGAAAAAACCAAATAACATTGCAACTGCCACTGTGAAAATAGCaatcaaaaaaattgtatctAACAATCTCGGCAAATTTACCAGcttgaaaaagagaaatgtaCAGCTTTGTTTCTCGAGGAACTAATCCAATATGCAACTTCTTTCACACGGAGATGGTGAATTCTACTAACTTTTGACTGATGCAGGAACTACCACAACATTCATATCCGCGTTGTTTGGAGGCAATGCTAAACGGAGTGGATATAGATTCCCATTGAACTTGTTTCGCGAACAGACAGTAATATTATCCAGCCCTGTTATTTCCTCCAACTTTTGAGTCAGCTCCCCTACCCCATTCCCTTTGAATTGAAAAGATGGCCCTTCCACTGCATCATTTGCATATCCATTTTCATCAGCCACATGGTAATAGATCAACCGACCTTCAGACTTCACCGTGGAAGCATCAAATGCATCTCTTGACTGTAAATTAAATAGTGGAGTAATAAATAACAATCTCATCTTGCAGTATGATTGAAGAACAAAGACTAGCTGTTTTTCGAGTAAACTAACCTCACTCCCAGGATATGTAGGGGAtgtaaaatgaaaagaagagCTGGAATTATCGTCCAATCGTGATTGTGCAACAATTTCAGATTCAGGCAGTATTTCAATAATATCCACTTGCCATAAGATCCAATCGTGATGTCTATGAGGTATATCATGTGTAATTGAATTTCGCCAAGGGGGTAATCCACCATTTGCGCGTAAATAATTCCCATATCTGGTTTTAAGCTTCACTAGGAATCCATCCTTCATTGGTTCCCACTCAATTGAGGAATCTAACTTTCTAGGCAAACTCTGAACAACTTTGCTACCCGTGACACCAAAAAGGAATTGATCATCTGTGGCTGTTAGATATTTTCCATAGCAACTCTTCAACCTGATGACATTTTCGACTTCTTCAGGGAATTCAATTGTCCATTTTGCACTCTGGGAAGTTCCATGGCGATCTTGGTACACGGTTTCTTGATCAGGATCTGCTAATAAGAATTTGTCATGGCGGCTTTTTAGCCTAACCGATTTGGCTTTCTGGAAGAATTCCATCCCAGAATTCTGCAATGAgatttacaaaagaaaaattgcaattgcAATGATCAAACAACGCTTTATAAAActgatttttgtttttaaaaatatagaaatccACCTGTATCAGTGATTCTTTGAGTATTTAGAAAGAATGTTCCATGTGGATGGACGGGAAAAAAGATCTGGAAATTTATGAAGAAACTAACAATGGAAGCTAAAGGCGTTCACTAATGGCTATTAAAGGTATGTCACATAAGAGATGAAAATAGTAATCtcaagttttaatttgtttatctcATTTTGACTtgaacaaaatttaattttaaaaaagtaaagaatttttttgaatcttgttgCATTAAATTAAACATATTTAGAATGTATGTGAGttgtaaatagaaaaaaaaattattctttttagaATGAACTAAAAATATAAGTAAGACAAATAAGTTGAAATAGATAAATTAATAAGTTGAAAGGAGtttatgttgtatatatatttgtacaTTGCCTTCTAGGAAAACAAGTTCTTtaaaaataagaggaaaatgacatatttaaggaAAGTAGGAAAAATAAGTCGCATAAATGATAGTATTTCAAGTTTATTGTTTCCTTTCCATATACCCAATCCTCCCAACCCCCACTCCTTGACTATCCCAACCCCGCCACCTTCGAACCCCACTCTCCGTCTCACCCCGCCTATAATTTGATCTTTTCCTACGCCccacaaatattttcttttaaatacaGTTTGATCTTTGTCCCTAGGCCcctacaaatattttttagaaaaataatttgatctTTGCCCCTAGGCCcctacaaatattttttagaaaaataatttgatctTTGCCCCAGGCCCCCACCCCCGAGAATTAGCGATAATTTCTCCCCTCAATTACACTCAATATCATGGTGATCAAATAATTACTTAACTAGTATGTCAAACTGTATGACTACGTTCAATTGCACACCAAATTCAATTACAAATTAACTCTCCAAGGAGgccttaacttttttttaaatcctGCTGTCACTTTAGACGTCAAcctttttaatgattttgacaATTGAAGATTCGATATACATATTTTCAAATTACTACAATTGATCGACATAACAAAAGGAAATATTCCAGCCTTGCATGTTGACTTTACCAAATTAGGTTGTTGACTAGTACGTGGCCTAGTGGAAGAAAACAAGATATTTGCCATCGTTGCTAATGTAAAAAGGATTAAACATATTCACATTATTGACGCAATTTAGCCTATTATTGCATGTTattcatgattttatttttcagattactaaattcacttattttttaaagaaaacctGGAATTAACTTACACAGACAATTTATAGAAGTTGAACTCATTGAAAAATGTAGTACCTTTTTCACGGGTGTGTTCATAGACCTCTTGGATTGGTAGTTTACGACATTTGGGGATCCAGTATCAGGAGAAGTTGTATAATCATCGAGCACAGAATTAAAACTTGACGCTGGCGATAAACACCTTGATACTGATTGAGTAGTATCTGAATTAGTAATATCCACAACTTCTACTCCCCACATAACCCAATCTTGAGTAGCTGTCCTGTTAGGAACATCATGTGTTACAGAATTTCTCCAAGGTGGTGTAGCTCCATTAGCCCTCAAATATTTCCCTTCATTTGTTCTAAGCTTCAcatgaaatccttcttttatTGGCTCCCATTCAGTTGACCCATCCATATTCTTTGTTGAAAGTGCTTGAAGAACCTTTTTACCAGTCATTCCCAGAAGAAATGGCTGCTCAGTTGCTGTTAGGTACAGCCCATAGCAGCTTTTTAGTCgaattaaattgttttttccGGCAACTAATTCGACTGTCCATCGCGCCCTGTGCGATGATCCGTTTCTGCTCTGTCGAACAGTTTGTTCGTCTTCATCCGCCAGTAGGTACTTTCCGAGATGGCTCTGAAGTCTAACTGCTTCAGCTCTGTCGAAAAATTCCATGCCATTCTACATTCATAGATCAAAGGAAGCATCAGTTGAACTAGccaaaacaaaagtaaaataaattgaagaaaatattcGAAAGTGTGAAATCAATCAATTTCCCAATTCGTACGATTGAATTATGACACATTTGTTTACTCAATTAAACTCGAATGGGCCTATAACTCATTTATTGATTTTGACTCATTCAAATTTAATCCAACCCATCCATTTGTGACCACTAATTGTCATACCTGTCTGGAACTTGAACATGAAGAACGATCTGATGAAATTGATGGACAGCTGGGAATTTCAGAAACAGAGCGACGAATGTTTGAATAATCTGTAAAATCATCCTCTGCAAAAGAAGAGAAGCTCGATAGAGTTGAAGGATAACTCTGTAAGGATTCAGAATCCAGTACAGATATATCAATCACATCCACATCCCATAATACCCAATCTTGTGTAGCAGTTCTATGAGGTAAATCATGAGTTACAGAATTTCTCCATGGAGGTGTAGCTCCATTAGCCCTCAAGAATTTTCCTCCTCTTGTCCTTAATTTCACTTGATATCCTTCCTTTATTGGCTCCCATTCAATTAAACCATCCGTCGCACTACCTGGTAATGCTTGGAGTACTCTTTTACCTGTCATGCCAAGGAGGAAAGCGTCCTCAGATGCCGATAGATATTTGTCATTGCAACTCCGGAGACGAATGAGGTGAGGATTGCCTTGGACCATTTCGACCATCCAACGTGCCTTTTTTGATGACCCGTTACGGCTTTGACGGACGGTTTTTTCGTCATCATCGGCGACAAGGTACTTGCCAAGATGACCTTTGAGCCGAACAACTTTAGCTCTGTTGAAGAACTccattatctcttaatttttgcCCTATTGTAAAAGCAATTATTTGGTTGGTAGTCCCTGGTTCTTATGGTCAGTTATTTAAAGGACTCTGCTTTCCAATATTCAAAAATACTATTCATttggttttaatttatttgtagtgttttaattttattgttttgaaCATATCATGTCGTAtgtaaagaagaaattaaagaattactaGAAACAAAAATTACATTTCTTTAAATgggctaaaataaataaattgaaaccgAGAAATTATACTATTCAACCAGTTCAAATCGATGACTTGGGAGGGTTGACttcaaaacttcaacttttttttgGATCTTTGGGCACGGCACATGTTTCCCTGGCCctcaaatatatttgaaatttcaacTATAGGAAACAACAATTGGGCTAGTTGTTGCGGCgtacaaatgaaaaataaataaataaattatatgctGTTTAGCTAAAAAAAATTCGAAGACCTAATCAACGTTGCAAATTTATAGTGTCACAAGGTCAGCAACTAGTCgttgaatttaaataaaagggaaaaaagctTTGAAATTTATCAACTCGGATGGAAAAAATGGCATAATACTGAATTATATGGGAAATTTCCTCATAATTCTcaatttttaattgaaaatacaaGTATGACCTTAATTAGAGGTACACATtactttaatttctttcattatttcaTGGGAAAAGGACTTGATTTACCCATGAACTTTATGATTTGGAGTTGATATACCTCCGTTTaaaaagtgactcatatattcCCTTATCGTTATAGAAATGGCTAATATATGCCTTTTTACTTAACAGatcaatattaaataaattaaaatttcatttttttttttgtctttaatttgagaaaatgtcATGTTGCTTTTAAAATACCCCACTCAATAACTTTTCACCATGCCAACCCTCCCCAATTGGAAACAAAAACCCCACCCATTTAAATAAACCAAACCCATTTCATTCCATTGTCTCCCCAATTGGAAACAAAACCCCCCACCCATTTAAATAAATCAAACCCATTTCATTCCATTGTCTCCCCAATTGGGAACCCATTTAAAGCTTACAATAGGTAGTATTTTGATCTATTagctttttaaattttctgacAAAAGTGGTAcgttttttcttataaattgcTTGATTTTTTTAATCGTCTCAGAGAAATTGGTGAACAAGCAAGCTTCTACTAAAACTGATCTTCAATGGCAATAAATTGTTTTAACGGttcaaattgaattgaaatGCATTGTTTTATGTGTGTGAGCTCGCCTATCTTCCTCTGTCTTTCCTATTCGTGGGTGTGTCATGTGCCATAGATTCATCTTTAgtaaattttattgaataaaaaatggctTTTGCAGAATATTGGAGCCACCAACAGgggcgtatctagagggggtgccgtgggttcacgtgaactcaTGCTTccctctctagatcatatataatagtgttatatgttaaaaaatatttcaatatatatatgtgaaCTCACGGCACTCCCTCTAGATACGCCCTTGGGGTTTTTGTTTCCAATTGGGGAGACTATGGAATGAAATGGGTTTGGTTTATTTAAATGGGTGGGGAGTTTTGTTTCTAATTGGGTCGGTTGGGCATGGTGAAAAGTTGTTGGGTGGGTATTTTAAAAGCCACATggcattttttcaaattaaagaaaaaaatatttttttaatttaattaaatattagtcGATTAAGTAAAAGGGCATATATATGAGCCAATTTTATAACGATAAAGACATCTATGAACCATTTTTAAACAGAGGATATATCAACTCCAAATCATAAAGTAAATGAATAAATCAGACCTTTTTCCCGTATTTCATTAATGTTCCTTAGATTTGATATGATATGGTAAATCAAAATCAATCTTTAATAAGCCTAGGTGGCTAGGTCAAGTTTTTTGTTCAAAATGGTACTTGTTATatatacctatgttttataaGGTTCACTAAGGAGTTTTAATATATCATAGTCCTAGATTGGATGCTTAAATTATGTCTCATAGAATTAATGCCAAattttgtaatatatttttatttacgtCTATTAACATGTGTTCCTTTCGTGCAACTTGTCCATGGAGTTTCACTGGGTTCTCTTATTAAATTACTAACTCTACGTTGCTTCAAGCTCAATTTTCAACCTGTTTggcatttattttttctcaaaaaaatatgtaaacaaatatttatttatttcttttaaaaaaatataagagaGGAAGAATAAGACGAAAGTCTTCCATTAATCCATGCACAAACACTAGAGTTTCAAATTTATAAGTTTTATATTTAAGAATATATAGCTTATTGAgttttggatatatatataagtgtgtgtatgtgagagaATCAACACATTTTTTTATGGTTAAAAGATGAGCTTGAAACgcataattcaattttatttcaagttaaattttcATAATAGTCTCACTATTGATATGGTAAAAAGTAATATAgtgattttcaaattaaattcacATGTTTTTCTTTCCGTTTCTTGTCAAATACTTAGCCCCTTTGTTTTCACATGACAAATCAGTTCCTAATTAGTGGCAAAAACTAGCCAAAAAtctaatttctctttttcattaagcaaataaaaataaattaccaCCACCCAAGATTTAATtactcaataaataaatatattaatttatttggcaAATCGTCATTAGTATCACATGTTAAATGTACACGCTTCACACCTGAATTTATAGTTCACTattctttattcattttattgatCTGTCCGATTTATTTCAACCCACTATGACATGTGTTTCTGTTCATGTAAAaagtaaaatggtaaattttaGAAAGTTAATTAGTGGCCTAAtgccaaaaataaattagaggtctaaattataattattctttttatatctgAGATTCcagttttttctttctttttaataaaaaaagttttattttttttatgatcttaatctaaagatatatatatatatatatcaaaatactttttaatcgtgtggtcttaaacatatcacgtggaaattaaatttaaaaattgatccatataaaaaatattatttaatatttcgaaacaaactaaaaaaatgacaaataaattaaaaaatatagtatataattttttgttaaaaaagagcttataataattttattattactaaaaaattagACCCTTCGATTTTTTAGGCCCAAGACATATGCCACATTTTTAAAGATATTGAGCCACCCCTGAATTCACatcttctcttttactttttagcacattattattagtatagtcttttttttgttttgtgctATTTTTATCATAGGTCGTCAAAACTTGTTTTTAGCGCCATGTGGAAATAAATTTTTTACACGATAAATCA
The Solanum stenotomum isolate F172 chromosome 12, ASM1918654v1, whole genome shotgun sequence DNA segment above includes these coding regions:
- the LOC125848746 gene encoding uncharacterized protein LOC125848746 isoform X1; amino-acid sequence: MEFFNRAKVVRLKGHLGKYLVADDDEKTVRQSRNGSSKKARWMVEMVQGNPHLIRLRSCNDKYLSASEDAFLLGMTGKRVLQALPGSATDGLIEWEPIKEGYQVKLRTRGGKFLRANGATPPWRNSVTHDLPHRTATQDWVLWDVDVIDISVLDSESLQSYPSTLSSFSSFAEDDFTDYSNIRRSVSEIPSCPSISSDRSSCSSSRQNGMEFFDRAEAVRLQSHLGKYLLADEDEQTVRQSRNGSSHRARWTVELVAGKNNLIRLKSCYGLYLTATEQPFLLGMTGKKVLQALSTKNMDGSTEWEPIKEGFHVKLRTNEGKYLRANGATPPWRNSVTHDVPNRTATQDWVMWGVEVVDITNSDTTQSVSRCLSPASSFNSVLDDYTTSPDTGSPNVVNYQSKRSMNTPVKKNSGMEFFQKAKSVRLKSRHDKFLLADPDQETVYQDRHGTSQSAKWTIEFPEEVENVIRLKSCYGKYLTATDDQFLFGVTGSKVVQSLPRKLDSSIEWEPMKDGFLVKLKTRYGNYLRANGGLPPWRNSITHDIPHRHHDWILWQVDIIEILPESEIVAQSRLDDNSSSSFHFTSPTYPGSESRDAFDASTVKSEGRLIYYHVADENGYANDAVEGPSFQFKGNGVGELTQKLEEITGLDNITVCSRNKFNGNLYPLRLALPPNNADMNVVVVPASVKS
- the LOC125848746 gene encoding uncharacterized protein LOC125848746 isoform X2, with product MEFFNRAKVVRLKGHLGKYLVADDDEKTVRQSRNGSSKKARWMVEMVQGNPHLIRLRSCNDKYLSASEDAFLLGMTGKRVLQALPGSATDGLIEWEPIKEGYQVKLRTRGGKFLRANGATPPWRNSVTHDLPHRTATQDWVLWDVDVIDISVLDSESLQSYPSTLSSFSSFAEDDFTDYSNIRRSVSEIPSCPSISSDRSSCSSSRQNGMEFFDRAEAVRLQSHLGKYLLADEDEQTVRQSRNGSSHRARWTVELVAGKNNLIRLKSCYGLYLTATEQPFLLGMTGKKVLQALSTKNMDGSTEWEPIKEGFHVKLRTNEGKYLRANGATPPWRNSVTHDVPNRTATQDWVMWGVEVVDITNSDTTQSVSRCLSPASSFNSVLDDYTTSPDTGSPNVVNYQSKRSMNTPNSGMEFFQKAKSVRLKSRHDKFLLADPDQETVYQDRHGTSQSAKWTIEFPEEVENVIRLKSCYGKYLTATDDQFLFGVTGSKVVQSLPRKLDSSIEWEPMKDGFLVKLKTRYGNYLRANGGLPPWRNSITHDIPHRHHDWILWQVDIIEILPESEIVAQSRLDDNSSSSFHFTSPTYPGSESRDAFDASTVKSEGRLIYYHVADENGYANDAVEGPSFQFKGNGVGELTQKLEEITGLDNITVCSRNKFNGNLYPLRLALPPNNADMNVVVVPASVKS